Proteins found in one Acinetobacter sp. XH1741 genomic segment:
- the thrH gene encoding bifunctional phosphoserine phosphatase/homoserine phosphotransferase ThrH has product MEIVCLDLEGVLVPEIWINFAKKTGIKELEATTRDIPDYDVLMTQRLNILKQHGLGLNDIQEVIAEMGPLPGAKEFVEWVSNHFQLVILSDTFYEFAHPLMKQLGWPTIFCHKLETDEDGMITAYKLRQPDQKRESVKALHGLNFRVIAAGDSYNDTTMLGEADHGFLFDAPANVIAEFPQFPAINGYDALKEAIRSVSQRNIPA; this is encoded by the coding sequence ATGGAAATCGTATGCCTAGATCTTGAAGGGGTTTTAGTTCCTGAAATCTGGATCAATTTCGCAAAAAAAACAGGGATTAAAGAACTAGAAGCAACAACTCGTGATATTCCAGATTATGATGTCTTAATGACTCAGCGTCTGAATATTTTAAAACAACACGGTTTAGGCTTAAATGACATTCAAGAAGTTATTGCCGAGATGGGACCGCTACCTGGTGCTAAAGAGTTTGTTGAGTGGGTGAGCAATCATTTCCAACTGGTGATTTTGTCTGATACTTTCTATGAGTTTGCTCATCCTTTAATGAAACAATTAGGCTGGCCAACAATTTTCTGCCATAAATTAGAAACAGATGAAGACGGCATGATTACCGCTTATAAACTACGCCAACCGGACCAAAAGCGTGAGTCAGTTAAAGCACTTCACGGTTTAAATTTCCGTGTAATCGCTGCTGGTGACTCGTATAACGATACTACGATGCTTGGTGAAGCTGACCATGGTTTCTTATTTGATGCCCCTGCAAACGTGATTGCCGAGTTCCCACAGTTCCCAGCAATCAATGGTTATGATGCACTAAAAGAAGCAATCCGTTCAGTTTCACAGCGCAATATTCCCGCTTAA
- a CDS encoding phosphoadenylyl-sulfate reductase, whose product MTVIPTIDIVDALAAEYAAKSPREILELALSQQGEIAISFSGAEDVVLIDMASRLGKPFRVFSLDTGRLHPETYQFIETVRKHYNINIEICFPESDAVQSMVNEKGLFSFFKDGHQECCSIRKVQPLRKKLATLDGWITGQRKDQSPGTRTEIPVVQADTGFSGPDKQLIKYNPLANWTSAEVWSYIRMMEIPYNPLHERGFVSIGCEPCTRPILPNQHEREGRWWWEEATQKECGLHAGNLKK is encoded by the coding sequence ATGACCGTTATTCCGACTATTGATATCGTTGATGCTCTCGCGGCTGAATATGCAGCTAAAAGCCCACGTGAGATTTTAGAACTTGCATTAAGCCAACAAGGTGAAATCGCAATTTCGTTCTCTGGAGCAGAAGATGTAGTCTTAATTGATATGGCTTCACGTTTAGGTAAACCCTTCCGTGTTTTTAGTCTTGATACTGGGCGCCTGCACCCTGAGACTTATCAATTTATTGAAACTGTCCGCAAACACTACAATATCAATATCGAAATTTGCTTTCCTGAATCTGATGCTGTGCAAAGCATGGTCAATGAAAAAGGCTTATTTAGCTTTTTTAAAGATGGACACCAAGAATGCTGTAGTATTCGAAAAGTTCAGCCTTTACGTAAAAAGCTTGCAACTTTAGATGGCTGGATTACAGGCCAACGTAAAGATCAAAGTCCTGGTACGCGTACTGAAATTCCTGTAGTACAAGCGGATACAGGCTTCTCTGGCCCAGATAAGCAACTTATTAAATATAATCCGCTCGCAAATTGGACAAGTGCTGAAGTGTGGAGTTATATCCGCATGATGGAAATTCCATATAACCCTCTACACGAGCGTGGTTTTGTTTCTATTGGCTGTGAGCCATGTACACGACCTATCCTCCCAAACCAACATGAACGCGAAGGCCGTTGGTGGTGGGAAGAAGCGACTCAAAAAGAATGCGGCTTACATGCAGGCAACCTAAAAAAATAG
- a CDS encoding wax ester/triacylglycerol synthase family O-acyltransferase — protein sequence MRPLHPIDFIFLSLEKRQQPMHVGGLFLFEIPENAPETFVRDLVEEIRQSKSIPVPPFNNRLNGLFWDEDEEFDIDHHFRHIALPHPGRIRELLVYISQQHSSLIDRAKPLWTCDIIEGIEGNRFAMYFKIHHAMVDGVAGMRLIEKSLSKTPEEKHVVPLWCVESKRTKRLKVPKPSTSKIKSILGGIKAQLEVTPKVMHELSQTIFKEMGKNPDYVSTFQAPVSILNQRVSASRRFAAQSFELSRLRKISKALSVTINDVVLAVCSGALREYLISHNSLPKKPLIAMVPASLRTDDSDVSNRITMILANLGTHKDQPLERLEIIRRSMQNSKQRFSRMTANEILNYSAVVYGPAGLNIMSGVLPKRQAFNLVISNVPGPREPLYWNGAKLDALYPASIVMDGQALNITMTSYLDKLEVGLTACRNALPKMQNLLTHLEDEIQRFEEIIEEKQLKRHSIG from the coding sequence ATGCGTCCATTACACCCCATTGATTTTATTTTTCTATCATTAGAAAAAAGACAACAACCGATGCATGTTGGCGGATTGTTTTTATTTGAAATTCCTGAAAATGCCCCTGAAACTTTTGTTCGTGATTTAGTAGAAGAAATTCGCCAATCAAAAAGTATTCCTGTCCCTCCCTTCAATAACCGTTTAAATGGTTTATTTTGGGATGAAGATGAAGAATTCGATATTGATCACCATTTCCGTCATATTGCTTTACCTCATCCGGGCCGGATTCGTGAATTACTGGTGTATATTTCCCAGCAACATAGCTCCTTAATTGATCGAGCAAAACCGCTTTGGACTTGCGATATTATTGAAGGGATCGAAGGTAATCGTTTCGCGATGTACTTTAAGATTCACCACGCGATGGTCGATGGCGTTGCGGGTATGCGTTTAATAGAAAAGTCTCTTTCAAAAACACCCGAAGAAAAACATGTTGTGCCACTTTGGTGTGTAGAAAGTAAAAGAACAAAACGTTTAAAAGTACCAAAGCCAAGCACCAGTAAAATTAAAAGTATTTTAGGAGGCATTAAGGCTCAACTTGAAGTCACTCCTAAAGTCATGCATGAGTTATCGCAAACCATTTTTAAAGAAATGGGCAAAAATCCTGACTATGTATCGACCTTTCAGGCTCCTGTTTCAATTTTAAATCAGCGTGTAAGTGCTTCACGTCGCTTTGCAGCGCAATCTTTTGAATTAAGCCGTCTTAGAAAGATTTCCAAAGCACTCAGCGTGACCATCAATGACGTGGTGCTTGCTGTTTGTTCGGGTGCACTGCGGGAATATCTCATTAGTCATAATAGCCTGCCTAAAAAGCCGCTTATTGCGATGGTTCCCGCTTCGCTACGCACAGATGACTCTGATGTAAGTAATCGCATTACGATGATTCTGGCGAATTTAGGGACCCATAAAGACCAGCCTCTGGAACGACTCGAAATTATTCGCCGCAGTATGCAAAACTCAAAGCAACGCTTTAGCCGTATGACTGCGAATGAGATTCTAAACTATAGTGCTGTCGTTTATGGACCAGCAGGACTCAACATTATGTCTGGTGTGCTTCCTAAACGTCAGGCGTTTAATCTGGTCATTTCCAATGTTCCTGGCCCACGTGAACCACTTTATTGGAATGGTGCAAAATTAGATGCGCTTTATCCGGCTTCTATTGTTATGGATGGGCAGGCTCTTAATATCACGATGACGAGTTATCTAGATAAGCTTGAAGTAGGTTTAACAGCATGTCGAAATGCTTTACCTAAAATGCAAAACCTTTTGACTCATCTTGAAGATGAAATTCAACGTTTTGAAGAGATTATTGAAGAGAAACAACTAAAGCGGCATTCAATTGGATAG
- a CDS encoding PA1571 family protein: MNVSENLISNGLKHVLDSTPVNSCYMLNDQGKEVPVTTAMIRSVCHQLLRQCRAIKK; the protein is encoded by the coding sequence ATGAATGTAAGTGAAAACCTAATCAGCAACGGTCTTAAACATGTTTTAGATAGCACGCCTGTAAATAGCTGCTATATGTTGAATGATCAAGGTAAAGAAGTACCAGTAACAACTGCGATGATTCGTTCAGTGTGTCATCAGTTACTAAGACAGTGCCGCGCAATTAAAAAATAA
- the rng gene encoding ribonuclease G: MSEELLINVTPMECRVALIENGTVNELYVERTVKRGLVGNIYKGKVVRVLPGMQAAFVDIGLSRTAFLHINDMVWPRSQPTPNVFELLHPGQILTVQVMKDMLGTKGARLSTDLSIPSRYLVLMPYGNHIGVSQRIESEEERERLRNIIEGIQAEHNLPGSVIVRTAAEGVDDAEIAQDMCYLSKLWEYIQRKQVDVAVPSLIFEELPLPQRIIRDLASEETAKIYVDSREIHGKLREFVEEFVPNMQSRLIHYPGERPLFDLYNVEEDIQKALQTRVALKSGGYLMIDQTEAMTTIDVNTGSYVGGRSLEDTVFKTNMEATQVIARQLRLRNLGGIIIIDFIDMQEAIHREEVMRQFEKMLERDHAKTKITQVSELGLVEMTRKRTRESLEHLLCESCPTCQGRGFVKTAETVCYEIFREILRYTRAFESTSGFTVVAHPSVIDRLLTAEAPAVADLEHFINRVIKFQVENLYTQEQYDIILS; the protein is encoded by the coding sequence ATGTCAGAAGAACTACTTATTAATGTCACACCTATGGAGTGTCGGGTGGCATTAATCGAAAATGGAACTGTTAATGAGCTGTATGTCGAGCGTACAGTCAAACGTGGCCTTGTCGGCAATATTTACAAAGGTAAAGTTGTGCGTGTGCTTCCGGGTATGCAAGCGGCCTTTGTTGATATCGGCTTATCCAGAACAGCATTTTTGCATATCAACGATATGGTCTGGCCTCGTTCACAACCGACACCTAATGTCTTTGAGTTACTTCATCCTGGGCAAATCCTGACTGTTCAGGTCATGAAAGATATGCTTGGTACTAAAGGTGCTCGTCTGAGCACTGACCTTTCAATTCCTTCGCGCTATTTAGTACTTATGCCATATGGTAATCATATTGGTGTTTCACAGCGTATTGAGTCTGAAGAAGAACGTGAGCGGTTACGTAACATTATTGAAGGTATTCAAGCAGAACATAATTTACCTGGTAGTGTGATCGTTCGTACAGCTGCCGAAGGGGTGGATGACGCCGAGATTGCACAAGATATGTGTTATCTCAGTAAGTTATGGGAATATATTCAGCGTAAGCAAGTTGATGTTGCTGTTCCTTCTTTAATTTTTGAAGAGCTACCATTGCCACAACGAATTATTCGTGACTTGGCGAGTGAAGAAACGGCCAAGATTTATGTCGATTCGAGAGAAATTCATGGCAAGCTGCGCGAGTTTGTAGAGGAATTTGTTCCAAATATGCAAAGCCGCCTGATTCATTATCCAGGTGAGCGTCCGTTATTTGATCTTTATAATGTCGAAGAAGATATTCAAAAAGCGTTACAAACACGTGTTGCTTTAAAGTCTGGTGGTTATCTAATGATTGACCAGACTGAGGCAATGACCACGATTGATGTCAATACAGGCTCTTATGTCGGTGGCCGTAGTCTTGAAGACACTGTCTTTAAAACCAATATGGAAGCCACTCAAGTCATTGCTCGTCAGCTTAGGTTACGTAACTTAGGCGGTATTATCATTATCGATTTTATTGACATGCAAGAAGCCATTCATCGCGAAGAGGTAATGCGTCAATTCGAAAAAATGCTTGAACGTGATCATGCCAAAACCAAAATTACACAGGTGTCTGAACTTGGCTTGGTCGAAATGACACGTAAACGTACACGTGAATCGTTAGAACACTTGTTATGTGAATCATGTCCAACGTGTCAGGGGCGTGGTTTTGTCAAAACAGCAGAGACAGTGTGTTACGAAATATTTCGTGAAATATTGCGATATACCCGTGCATTTGAATCTACGAGTGGCTTTACTGTTGTTGCGCATCCATCTGTGATTGACCGATTATTAACAGCAGAAGCCCCAGCAGTGGCTGATTTAGAGCATTTTATTAACAGAGTTATTAAATTTCAGGTCGAAAATTTATACACGCAAGAGCAATACGATATCATTTTAAGTTAA